In Lysobacter firmicutimachus, one genomic interval encodes:
- a CDS encoding error-prone DNA polymerase, whose translation MSALSVDRTDKAQALPDYAELHCLSAFSFQRGASVARELFERARDLGYRALAITDECTLAGIVRAWQAARDTGLPLIVGSEIRIHGGPKLVLLVERDAGYASLCALITLARRRAGKGEYRSLGEDFDGRCEGLLALWLPDGDERDAAHAAWLQARFGGRLWVAVGLHRSADDAARLAALQALAARHGLPCVAAGDVHMHERGRRALQDVMTAIRHRCTVAEAGRRLFPNGERHLRIRKALAAIYPRELLDETLRIAERCRFDLKKGLDYRYPHELVPAGETPKTWLPQLVARCALRRWPAGVPADSQRQIEHELDIIGRLDYESYFLTVYDIVEFARRREILCQGRGSAANSIVCYALGITEIDPTRMGMLFERFMSVERNEPPDIDVDFEHQRREEVLQYVFEHYGRERAALTAVAISYRGRSAVRNVAAALGMPQDQIGELARTLDRWSEDVPLPEHLRERGFDPDSPLLRKVVGLSALLVNGGFPRHLSQHPGGFVISERPLHTLVPVENAAMDGRTVVQWDKDDLDAMGLLKVDCLALGMLTAIRKTFAMLKSQGVGELSMSAINAGGDDKAVYDMICEADTIGVFQIESRAQMSMLPRLRPRNFYDLVIEIAIVRPGPIQGDMVNPYLQRRKNPQLVEYPSDALREVLKRTLGVPLFQEQVMQIAIVAADYQPGEADQLRRSMAAWKRHGGLEPHREKLHAGMLKNGYSADFAHRIFEQIKGFGSYGFPESHAASFALIAYVSCWLKHYHPAAFACGVINSAPMGFYTHGQILHDARRHGVAVLPVDVRYSDWDCTLEALPGRGGGRHPHAIRMGLRLIAGFDEASADRISDARAQAPWRDVDDLCARAALDARARALLADAGALRALAGHRHRARWAVAGVDTQLPLFAGVARDEAPVPLPLPSAGEDVRADYALLGTTLGRHPLSLLRSALHARRCRRSSQLAKTANGSQVRFAGLVTVRQHPETSAGVTFLSLEDEDGTVNAVVWRDLAQRQRRVLVEARLMAIDGRLERVDGVQHLIVSRMEDLTALLGNLSTHSRDFH comes from the coding sequence ATGAGCGCGCTATCCGTCGACCGCACCGACAAGGCACAGGCCCTGCCCGACTACGCCGAACTGCATTGCCTGTCGGCCTTCAGCTTCCAGCGCGGCGCCTCGGTCGCGCGCGAGCTGTTCGAGCGCGCCCGCGACCTGGGCTACCGCGCCCTGGCGATCACCGACGAATGCACCCTGGCCGGGATCGTGCGCGCCTGGCAGGCCGCGCGCGATACCGGCCTGCCCCTGATCGTCGGCAGCGAGATCCGCATCCACGGCGGGCCCAAGCTGGTGCTGCTGGTCGAACGCGACGCCGGCTATGCCTCGCTGTGCGCCTTGATTACTCTCGCCCGGCGCCGCGCCGGCAAGGGCGAGTACCGCAGCCTGGGCGAAGACTTCGACGGCCGCTGCGAAGGCCTGCTGGCGCTGTGGCTGCCCGACGGCGACGAGCGCGACGCGGCCCATGCGGCCTGGCTGCAGGCGCGTTTCGGCGGCCGGCTGTGGGTCGCGGTCGGCCTGCACCGCAGCGCCGACGATGCCGCGCGCCTGGCCGCGCTGCAGGCCCTGGCCGCGCGCCACGGCCTGCCCTGCGTCGCCGCCGGCGACGTGCACATGCACGAACGCGGCCGGCGCGCGCTGCAGGACGTGATGACCGCGATCCGTCACCGCTGCACCGTCGCCGAGGCCGGCCGGCGCCTGTTCCCGAACGGCGAACGCCACCTGCGCATCCGCAAGGCGCTGGCGGCGATCTATCCGCGCGAACTGCTGGACGAGACCCTGCGCATCGCCGAGCGCTGCCGCTTCGACCTGAAAAAAGGCCTGGACTACCGATACCCGCACGAACTGGTGCCGGCGGGCGAAACGCCCAAGACCTGGCTGCCCCAACTGGTCGCGCGCTGCGCGTTGCGGCGCTGGCCCGCAGGCGTCCCGGCCGACTCGCAGCGCCAGATCGAGCACGAGCTGGACATCATCGGCCGGCTGGATTACGAGTCGTATTTCCTCACCGTGTACGACATCGTCGAGTTCGCGCGGCGCCGGGAGATTCTCTGCCAGGGCCGCGGTTCGGCGGCCAATTCCATCGTCTGCTACGCCCTGGGCATCACCGAGATCGACCCGACCCGGATGGGCATGCTGTTCGAACGATTCATGTCGGTCGAGCGCAACGAGCCGCCCGACATCGACGTCGATTTCGAGCACCAGCGCCGCGAAGAAGTGCTGCAGTACGTATTCGAACACTACGGCCGCGAGCGCGCCGCGCTGACCGCTGTGGCGATCAGCTACCGCGGCCGCAGCGCGGTGCGCAACGTCGCCGCCGCCCTGGGCATGCCGCAGGACCAGATCGGCGAGCTGGCGCGCACCCTGGACCGCTGGAGCGAGGACGTGCCGCTGCCGGAGCATCTGCGCGAACGCGGCTTCGACCCGGATTCGCCGCTGTTGCGCAAGGTGGTGGGCCTGAGCGCGCTGCTGGTCAATGGCGGCTTCCCGCGCCACCTGTCGCAGCACCCGGGCGGCTTCGTGATCTCCGAGCGTCCGCTGCACACCCTGGTGCCGGTCGAGAACGCGGCCATGGACGGGCGCACCGTGGTGCAGTGGGACAAGGACGATCTCGACGCGATGGGACTGCTCAAGGTCGATTGCCTGGCCCTGGGCATGCTGACCGCGATCCGCAAGACCTTCGCCATGCTCAAGTCCCAGGGCGTCGGCGAACTGAGCATGAGCGCGATCAATGCCGGCGGCGACGACAAGGCGGTCTACGACATGATCTGCGAGGCCGACACCATCGGCGTGTTCCAGATCGAATCGCGCGCGCAGATGTCGATGCTGCCGCGGCTGCGGCCGCGCAACTTCTACGACCTGGTGATCGAAATCGCGATCGTGCGGCCGGGCCCGATCCAGGGCGACATGGTCAACCCCTACCTGCAGCGGCGCAAGAATCCGCAATTGGTCGAATACCCCTCCGACGCGCTGCGCGAAGTGCTCAAGCGCACCCTCGGCGTGCCGCTGTTCCAGGAGCAGGTGATGCAGATCGCGATCGTCGCCGCCGATTACCAGCCCGGCGAGGCCGACCAGCTGCGCCGCTCGATGGCGGCCTGGAAGCGCCACGGCGGCCTGGAGCCGCACCGGGAAAAACTGCACGCGGGCATGTTGAAAAACGGCTACAGCGCAGACTTCGCCCACCGCATCTTCGAGCAGATCAAGGGTTTCGGCAGCTACGGCTTCCCCGAATCGCACGCCGCCAGCTTCGCCCTGATCGCCTACGTGAGCTGCTGGCTCAAGCACTACCACCCGGCCGCGTTCGCCTGCGGGGTGATCAACTCGGCGCCGATGGGCTTCTACACCCACGGCCAGATCCTGCACGACGCCCGCCGCCACGGCGTCGCCGTGCTGCCGGTGGACGTGCGCTACAGCGACTGGGACTGCACCCTGGAAGCCCTGCCCGGCCGCGGCGGCGGCCGCCACCCGCATGCGATCCGCATGGGTCTGCGTTTGATCGCCGGTTTCGACGAAGCCTCCGCCGACCGGATCAGCGACGCGCGCGCGCAGGCGCCGTGGCGCGACGTCGACGACCTGTGCGCGCGCGCGGCGCTGGACGCGCGGGCGCGCGCCCTGCTCGCCGACGCCGGCGCCTTGCGCGCGCTGGCGGGGCATCGCCATCGCGCGCGCTGGGCGGTGGCCGGGGTCGACACCCAGTTGCCGCTGTTCGCTGGCGTCGCCCGCGACGAAGCGCCGGTGCCGCTGCCGCTGCCCAGCGCCGGCGAGGACGTGCGCGCCGACTACGCCCTGCTCGGCACCACCCTCGGCCGGCATCCGCTGTCGTTGCTGCGCAGCGCCCTGCACGCGCGGCGCTGCCGGCGGTCCTCGCAACTGGCCAAGACCGCCAACGGCAGCCAGGTGCGCTTCGCCGGGCTGGTGACCGTGCGCCAGCATCCCGAGACCTCGGCCGGAGTCACCTTCCTCAGCCTCGAAGACGAGGACGGCACGGTCAATGCGGTCGTCTGGCGCGACCTGGCCCAGCGCCAGCGGCGGGTCCTGGTCGAGGCGCGGCTGATGGCGATCGACGGCCGCCTGGAACGCGTCGACGGCGTCCAGCACCTGATCGTCTCGCGCATGGAAGACCTGACCGCCCTGCTCGGCAACCTCAGCACCCATTCGCGCGACTTCCACTGA